Proteins from a genomic interval of Gammaproteobacteria bacterium:
- a CDS encoding hypothetical protein (Evidence 5 : Unknown function), whose product MTSAHAIRLYELLIQWGSIGKREIELKFSREALMLKNQYPSIKDLKQRVIDVGVEQINQHSDLTVEYTQRKTGRTVTHLTFRFGPKNVETPQLEIKPEAKPETMREPQLRIPRTKSEINEYIHANCCPVETWGQAENRLGVFMDRAIDR is encoded by the coding sequence ATGACCAGCGCACACGCTATCAGATTGTATGAATTGTTAATTCAGTGGGGGAGTATTGGGAAAAGGGAGATTGAACTGAAATTTTCCAGGGAAGCATTAATGCTTAAGAATCAATATCCATCCATCAAAGACCTAAAACAGCGAGTCATCGATGTTGGTGTAGAACAGATTAATCAGCACTCCGACCTTACGGTGGAATACACTCAACGAAAGACCGGACGCACAGTAACCCACCTCACTTTCAGGTTTGGTCCTAAAAATGTAGAAACACCACAACTTGAAATAAAACCTGAAGCAAAGCCTGAAACCATGCGAGAACCACAACTTAGAATCCCACGAACCAAGAGCGAGATAAATGAATATATTCATGCCAACTGTTGTCCTGTAGAAACCTGGGGGCAGGCGGAAAATCGACTTGGCGTATTCATGGACAGGGCCATCGACCGTTGA
- a CDS encoding hypothetical protein (Evidence 5 : Unknown function): MNTNSLNALSDIPTVWLDMRIGGRSVGENLCQAMNSGALIQQSDGMLTFPVDRNTTRSNWLYIRPYRKPPT, encoded by the coding sequence ATGAATACCAACTCCTTAAATGCTCTCAGCGATATACCCACCGTCTGGTTGGATATGCGTATTGGCGGTCGCTCAGTAGGCGAGAATTTGTGCCAGGCTATGAATTCCGGCGCACTGATCCAACAATCGGACGGTATGCTGACCTTCCCCGTAGACCGGAATACAACACGAAGTAATTGGTTGTACATTAGACCTTATCGGAAACCCCCTACCTAG
- a CDS encoding hypothetical protein (Evidence 5 : Unknown function) — MRRFPIRSINKVRDRHPPCKFLSDFLFEQVYAKQAVPHGCRNCYKVKVIASTLKGLVAVRDI; from the coding sequence ATGAGGAGGTTTCCGATAAGGTCTATTAATAAAGTCCGCGATAGACACCCTCCTTGCAAATTCCTCTCTGATTTTCTATTCGAGCAGGTTTATGCCAAACAGGCTGTTCCCCATGGCTGCCGGAATTGCTATAAAGTCAAGGTCATCGCCTCCACGTTGAAGGGACTGGTGGCCGTGCGCGATATTTAG